From Microbacterium sp. 10M-3C3:
AGCTTCGCACGATGCAGACCCGCCAATGGCTCGACATCAACGACGTGTTCGTGCCGGACGAGTGGGCGACGGCGCTGGGGCAGGCAGCCGAGGGACAGATCCTTCCGGGCACCGTCGCCTACACGATCACCGGCATTCGGCAACGCGAGGGCATCAACGGCACCGAGCCCGTGACCAGCTCCCACGAGGTCGCGTTCACCGTCTTCATCACCTGCGAGCCGACCTTCGATACCTGCCGCGCGCTTCGCATCTCCGAGCTTGACAACCCCCTGCGTTGATCGGCACCCGCATGAAGAAGTTCGTTGTGGCCATCGCCACCCTCGTCGCAATGCTCCCCATGAGCCTGGTCGGCGTGGGTCTGCTCGTGTCGCCCGCGGTATTCGCCGCATGTCTCTCGTCAAGCTCGCTCGTTGTCGGGCCGATCCCGGAGTCGCTCACAGCCACGACGCACGCGGGCGAGACCGTGACCCTCAACCATGAGCAGCTAACCCATGCAGCCACCATCATCACGGTCGGCGCGCAGACCGAGGGTGTTGGTCGCGCTGGCATCGTCATCGCGCTCATGGCCGCACTCACCGAGTCGCGGCTACGGATGCTTGCAAACTCGGCGGCGATTCCAGAGTCGAGCGATTTCCCGAACGACGGAGAGGGCAGCGATCACGACTCTCTTGGCATATTCCAGATGCGGCCGAGCGCAGGATGGGGCACCGTCGCGGAGCTGATGAACGCGACCTACCAATCGCGCGCCTTCTACGGAGGTTCGAGCGGGCCGAACTACCCATCACCGCGCGGCCTGCTAGACATACCCGACTGGCAGCACCTCGACCCTGGCGAGGCAGCGCAAGCGGTCGAGGTCTCGGCATATCCCGACCGCTACCAGAACTACCAGCCGGTCGCCGAGGCGATCCTCGCTGCACTCACGCGCCGCGCCGAAACCACGCCGGGCGGTACGCCGATCGGCAACGTACCCGAGACGACTGCCATCGTCTTCCCACTCCCGAGCGGGACGTGGGTGAACAGCAGCGACTTCGGGTGGCGCGAAGACCCCTTCACCGGTGAGCGAGCGTTCCACTCAGGAACGGACCGGGCTGCCGACGACGGCACGCCTATCCTCGCGCTCGCCGATGGCGTGGTCAGCTTCGCCGGGCCGTCGGGTGGCTACGGCAACCTCATCATCATCGAGCACACCATCAATGGACAGCGCATCGCCTCCGCCTACGCCCACATGTGGCAGAGCGGCGTCCTCGTCAGCGTCGGGGATCGCGTCGTTGCCGGGCAGCACATCGGCAACGTCGGTTCGGCGGGCAGGTCGACCGGAGCCCATCTGCATTTCGAGATCCGGCCAGGCGGGTCGAACGCAGCGGCGGTCGATGCCGAGCCGTGGCTTGCCGCCCACGGAGTTCAGAACCTCGATGCCGCAAGCACCGCGGCGCTCTGCTCAGCACAGATGGCCGCATGACATGGACATATTCCCCGACTTCGGAGCCGTCGGCGGTCAGGCAGAACTGCGCGCCATCGTTGGCGCGCTGCTGACCATCGTGCTCATCCTCGCCGTGCTCATGCTCGTCATCTGCGCCGCAGTGTGGGCGATCTCGTCGGCGAACGGCAACATCACTTCGGCTGTCCGCGCGCGCACCGGATTCCTCGTCTCCGTCGGAGCTGCCGCACTCGCCGGCCTCGGCGTCACCTGGGTCAACTTCCTGCTCGGCGTCGGCGCGAGCATCTGACGCCAGTCCAACCGGAACAGCGTGCGCACCTACCGGGTAAAGGCGTCCCTCGCCTGCTGAAGGAGCACACAGTGATCGACATCGACCCCAATACCGACGGGTTGCCCGGCATCGAGCAGCTCCGCGTCATCGTCGGCGCGGCCATGACGGTGGGGCTCATCCTCGCCGTCCTCGCCCTCATCATCTCGGCCGTGGTCTGGGGCTACGGGGCGAACAGCTCGAATCCGCACCTCGCCAGCCGTGGCAAGGTCGGCGTGCTCGTCTCGTGCGGCGCGGCCATCATCTGCGGGGCATCCGTCACCCTGGTCAACTTCTTCTGGAACGTCGGCCAGTCGGTCTAGCACCACGACCGAGTTGAGATGGCTGAGCCGATGAGTGTTTGTGATGTGCCCGTCATTGCGTCAGTGTGCGATGCCGTGGGTGAGGGAACCGCGTCGCTCATCTCCGCGCCGTTCGACTGGCTTGCGCAGGCAATGGGGCAGGCCGCCGCCTGGCTGTTCGAGAGCGTGTGGACGGTGTTCGACTCGACCACGCTCGTCGACGTGACCGGAAGCCAGTACGTCTCGGTCTACAACGTGCTGTTCGGGGTGGCGATCTTCGTCATGCTCGTCTTCTTCTGCCTCCAGCTCATCACCGGGCTCGTGCATCGAGATCCGATGGCACTGTCGCGCGCGGGCGTGGGACTCGCCAAGTCGGTGCTCGGATCGTTCGTCGCCATCACCCTCACCGCAACCCTGTTGGAGGTCACCGATCAGCTCACCATCGGCATCGTGCAGGCGACGGGCAACACGATGGAGGGCATCGGCGACCGCATGGCCCTGCTCGCCGCTGGGCTGACGACGATCAACATCGCCTCGCCCGGCGTCGGTGCGATCATCACGATCTTCCTTGCCGGGCTCGGCATCGCGGGTGCGGGCATCGTGTGGTTCACGCTGCTCATCCGTAAGGCGCTGCTGTTGGTCGCCATTGTCTTCGCGCCCATCGCACTCGCCGGGTTCACCTGGGATGCCGCGAAGGGTTGGTTCGGACGCTGGGCGGCGTTCGTCGTGGCGCTCATCTTCTCGAAGCTCGTCATCGTCGTCGTGTTCCTCGTCGCCATTGGGCAGATCAGCGCGCCCATCGACCTCGACCTCGCCTCGATCAGCGACCCAATCTCGGGCGTCGTGCTGATGTTCATCGCCGCGTTCGCGCCATACCTGACCTACAAGTTCATCTCGTTCGTGGGCTTCGACATGTACCACGCGATGTCGAGCGAGCAGGAAGCGAAGTCGGCCCTCAACCGACCCGTCCCGCTGCCGGTCAAGGCTCAGCCGAACGCGGCAAAGTCCGTCCTCGGAGGGCAAAGCGGCGCGAGAGGCGGGACTCCTCCCGCGCCGAGCACAGCTCCCGCTGCAAGTGGCGCAGCAGGCGGCGCTGCGGGCGCAGGTGGCGGGGCGGCCGCTTCCGGTGGCGGGGCGGCGGCGTCGGGGGGCGCGGCAGGTGCCGGGGCAGCAGCGGCCGGGCCTGCGGCAGCAGCCGTCGTCGGGGCGCAGGTTGTCAAAGCCGCAGCGACGACTGGCCCGAAAGTCGGTGCCGCGGTCGGCGGCGCAGCAGCCGGGCACGCAGAGACATCAACGCCGCCGATACCCGTGGCACCGAGGAGGGGGTAGAACATGGCCACCCCGCACCCTCCGGCTCCCGAGCAGCAGCTCTCCCCCGTGCAGTTCTCCCGACTCGCGCATCGTGGCATCCTGCTCGGACTGTCGATCTCACAGTTGATCGTGCTGGGCATCGGCGTGGTCACGGTCGTCGCCACGATCTACACGGGCGGTGGCATGGGGCTGGTCTGGACATCTCCGATCTGGCTCAGCTGTCTGCTGCTCGCGGTCGTCCCCGTGGGCGGGCGCAAGCTCGTGGACTGGCTGCCGATCGTGTCGCGCTGGATGTGGCGGAGCACCGCTGGGCAGTTGATCTTCCGCCGCCGTGTCATCAAGCCGCGTCCCGTCGGCACGCTCGCGCTCCCCGGCGATGCGACCGCGCTGCGCGAATGGGT
This genomic window contains:
- a CDS encoding M23 family metallopeptidase yields the protein MKKFVVAIATLVAMLPMSLVGVGLLVSPAVFAACLSSSSLVVGPIPESLTATTHAGETVTLNHEQLTHAATIITVGAQTEGVGRAGIVIALMAALTESRLRMLANSAAIPESSDFPNDGEGSDHDSLGIFQMRPSAGWGTVAELMNATYQSRAFYGGSSGPNYPSPRGLLDIPDWQHLDPGEAAQAVEVSAYPDRYQNYQPVAEAILAALTRRAETTPGGTPIGNVPETTAIVFPLPSGTWVNSSDFGWREDPFTGERAFHSGTDRAADDGTPILALADGVVSFAGPSGGYGNLIIIEHTINGQRIASAYAHMWQSGVLVSVGDRVVAGQHIGNVGSAGRSTGAHLHFEIRPGGSNAAAVDAEPWLAAHGVQNLDAASTAALCSAQMAA
- a CDS encoding DUF6112 family protein; this translates as MDIFPDFGAVGGQAELRAIVGALLTIVLILAVLMLVICAAVWAISSANGNITSAVRARTGFLVSVGAAALAGLGVTWVNFLLGVGASI
- a CDS encoding DUF6112 family protein translates to MIDIDPNTDGLPGIEQLRVIVGAAMTVGLILAVLALIISAVVWGYGANSSNPHLASRGKVGVLVSCGAAIICGASVTLVNFFWNVGQSV
- a CDS encoding conjugal transfer protein TrbL — translated: MSVCDVPVIASVCDAVGEGTASLISAPFDWLAQAMGQAAAWLFESVWTVFDSTTLVDVTGSQYVSVYNVLFGVAIFVMLVFFCLQLITGLVHRDPMALSRAGVGLAKSVLGSFVAITLTATLLEVTDQLTIGIVQATGNTMEGIGDRMALLAAGLTTINIASPGVGAIITIFLAGLGIAGAGIVWFTLLIRKALLLVAIVFAPIALAGFTWDAAKGWFGRWAAFVVALIFSKLVIVVVFLVAIGQISAPIDLDLASISDPISGVVLMFIAAFAPYLTYKFISFVGFDMYHAMSSEQEAKSALNRPVPLPVKAQPNAAKSVLGGQSGARGGTPPAPSTAPAASGAAGGAAGAGGGAAASGGGAAASGGAAGAGAAAAGPAAAAVVGAQVVKAAATTGPKVGAAVGGAAAGHAETSTPPIPVAPRRG